The Haemorhous mexicanus isolate bHaeMex1 chromosome 6, bHaeMex1.pri, whole genome shotgun sequence genome includes the window aaaataatctctaATGTTTCAAATTACTCAGTCTTGAAACACAAAGAATCTGCTTAGTGGGAAACTAAACCAAGCCTGGCATAGTTTCCCTGGGAACTCCTGGAACAGTCAGGTTTCCCTGCTCACACCATCCAGCTgcacaaaaaataatttgcccATTACAACTCTAAACAAATGGAGAAACTGATTACtcaaaatacaattaaaattacagtggattttttacatttttgaatAGCCAGATGATGATAAAACCACAGTTCAAGAGACTGCAGCTTGCTGATTTATAACAGGCCCCCAAATCTCCTGGAACTAGTCATGACTTTAGATGGTCAGAGGGCATCATTATtagattttctttcagattcCCTGTCTTGTCAATACAAGAGCAGCCCCATGAACCCTAAGAATGGTAGAAAAACCATGTATAAACATTTTGTCAGCATTTTGGCCACTCTGCTGAGCAGTGGTTAAATGAAGACAGACAGTTACAGTGCAAAAAGCAGGCTCCTGCACAAATTCCAGCCCAGAACTTAACCTACTACAACAAAAGAGAAACcacaaagaggagaaaaaaatccaaacaaaaaggaagagaaaaaaaaaaaaaacgaaatGTTTTTGCAAAGTCTTTTATAGAAAACAAGCACAAAAACTGTTCCACTTAAATGCAATTTAGCTTTGTCCCAACTGCCCAGACAGCAGAGTAACAGGTAAAAACTGAGCAGAAGCTGGATTAAAAATCAACATCTGAAAACTATAGGGAAAAGCACATAATCAGACCAACTGCCCAGTACATGGACACACTGCTTGCCAAAAAACTCTGCTGAAGAAGGAATTTCAGAAAGACCAGAGCTACCAGGaaggatgaaagaaaatgcTCAGAGATTTTGTGAGCTGCAATGAAAACAAGAGCTTTGCCCCTTGGATTGTGTGCTCCACTGtgtattaaaatgcatttaaaatgagCCTGTTTAAGTATTATTAGTGCagatgagaaaacagaaaacatacCCCAAGTTTCTGTGGTGATATAAAGTCCTCTCTGTTAAGTTTAAGATAAAATAGTCCAGGATATACAAAAAGCAAACATGTTGATGTGGTTGAACCTTTATAAAACAGAAAGTAAGATTTTGTTTAGAGAAGACTGAAGCACATTGCAGAATAATATACTGAATTTCTCgaagttaaaataaaacccaagaaaaccaACCACCACAAGAACTTACCAACTActccaaatacattttttatgtCTGGCACATACATTGCAAACAGAACAACAACTGCATTCAGTGTTAAGGTGACAAGGATATGGCAACTCCACGACCCAGGAAGATGAGAGAAAAATACCATCAACACAGCTTTCCTTGCCTACACAATAAAAGACAAACATTGTGTGggtaaatacatacatacacacacgcttttttttttttatcttacCTCAGTTTCATAACTTTAAGAATTACATCATTCCAGATgtgaaagaacattttaaaaatcaaaatgccAGAAGATTAGTAATAGTTTAATGCTTTGTCTCTCTGTAGTGTAGAATGTGATTTATTACTGTATTAAAGCAAGATTTATCACATGGTCATGAGTCTTAAGAAATGACTGGTCCCTCCCTTTTTTAGAGGGACAAAAGAAGGCCTGGGGGATAGTCTTTGTCTCTTTGAAAATGCCTGGTAGCAAATGTCAGCATGTTGTCAACTGATACAGAATCTATACAGTGCTTCCATACACAGAGTTTAGCCTGCACAGTTTTTCGTCCTAAAAGAATGAATTTTCAATTCTACCACAGTATTGACAAGCTAAactaggggtttttttttgtgaaataggTCTATATGTGTTTTTAATTTACAATCAAATTGAGTTTCAAGCAcaagtgtgtttgtgtgtgggtGCGTGCATGTAGAAAGGAAAAACCAAGTCAGCAAAACTcaatttaagagaaaaaaaaaatcaaactaaatAAACCTCAGAAGTTCTGAATTctctaaattaaaaacaatgcTGTGGGCTAGTTTTAATCTGAAATCTGTCTCAAGAGCACAAATTAGCTTAGTGGTTAGTTGTTATTTTGGAGCTTTCATGGAACATATGCAAATATGTGGTCTTTGATCAATCACTTGACAAGTGAATAAGATACACAAGAGTAGATGTGACTCAAGAATTGCAGTCTGCAAAACATTAGTGACCAGTgctcagtgccagctccagagcTCTCAGGAATACTCACTGGGAAATGGATTAGAGGGACTGTGAGGAGCACAGCAAAGAGAATGGCTGCTCTCACAGTCACGATGATGGTATCGTGGGGCAGGTACCTGGAGTAACCTTGCAGCAGTTCAGAGTCCACTTTGTCTGAAAACAAGGCAAATTAATTGCTTTGTTAATCACTGGAGAGCTAAGGTAATTAGCAAGGCATATTAAGGTGACATTCAAATGGATCCATCTGCTTGAGGGATGCAGATACACTCTGGCATTACTGATACACTAGGAGGCAAAATCttcaaggaaattaaaaatttcaggTGGCAATGCCAGGCAGAGCCTCTGCTGAAGCCAAAGATCCCTAAAGAAAAGACACAAATGTGAAGGagacagcttaaaaaaaaggaggaaatttaAACAGCAAAAGTTAGAGCACTGAGAGTGGTCTGCtaccctgatttttttttttaatcttaactCTGCTTTTTTGGACTTCAGAATAGACTGAAATTTTCAAAGTCTGGTCACTCTGTGAAGTTTcaaattcacagaaaacagaagaaaccaTCCTGAACCACAGAGAGATGAAACACGCTTCATTTCAAAGACTGAACTGTTCTTTTGTttccaatttaaaataaaatgttttacattttctcaGACTGGTGTTTCAGGAACAGGGAACAGACTTTCTCTGTTTAAAGAAGTAAGTTAATTAAACAAGACAACCAAAAAGTGAAAAGAAGCttgcaaggggaaaaaaccaaaccaaaccaacaaaaaaagctCTCTTACAGACATCCACTCTTGATTCCAGCATTTCAGGCTCCTGAGCCTTAGAGTTACTAAAGGAAATCAAGCCTGCAgaaaacccaaagcattcccaGTGAAACAGACTGAGAGGCCACAGTCAAGACAGGGTCTGGTCCCAAAGAAATCATGCCAGTAAAGGTAACAGGAACTGGGATGGCtttcaggacttttttttttctctttttttcccctcttcttgTTAAGATTTCATCTGGACACATGCCCTGCACTGCCTACTGAACCTCTCTGAGCTGCACTTAAATTTATATCCTCCAGCAAACCTCACAGAGACAGTCAGCAAACAGCAATAGTGGCCAATAGGCTATCAGGGCCTTCAAGATTCCCTATAATCTTTCTAAGGTTTCTGGATATCTAGGGAATATTTTCAGACATGCTTATACTTGGGGGTAAAAGGTACAAAAGTCCCTAAAAATCTGGAATTATTAGATGCTGAATGTCAATATTCCTGGTGCTTTGTCAGACATCTCATTCCCAGGATCAAGAATTACAAAACacttgaaaggaaaggaaatcctCATCAGAACTTTCATTTACTGCCTTACAGTCTTCTGTAAGAATTTTTATTCATTCCAATCAATGAAGATTAGCATGTGATCATCTCATAGTAAGAGTTTTCAGAGGACATCAGAAGGATCCTCATGGATGACTGTTATGCATTTATATGACAGCACTGGTATGAAACTACAACAGAATCAGCAGGTAGAGGAAATTCAATAAACTAGTTGTGTTATCACTGCTGTATGAAATAGACACTCACCTACTTCTGCCAGGGCTGTGATGGACCTTTAAAAAAAGGCCACTGTGTAGATAAGGGGTCTGAAATCTTTCTAAAGTATAAGAATGCCAGACAGAAAAATCATCTATGTTTAAACTCTACTGAAAATTTGTACCCAGAAGTATTTAGAAGTCCAAATGTAAAGTAATTAAATTGGTACTGCAGCACACTGCCACCTAAACTCcacagcaaatgaaaatgtCTGTAGAATTTGGTAGGGCAAGTGTGATACCCACTCTTCTGATTGATAATAAAAAGGTACAGTTACTTCATCAAATATCAACAACATTTCTAGGAAATGTCCACTTCTTGGTTCAGTTAATGTATCAGACAAACACATTTCTGGCTCAGGAACCAGAAGCATGTGCTGGAAAACCCACTTCAAAGCCCAtccttttgaatttttaaaatctgagggTTCAAGTGTACTAATGCCTGAAGCATTCCAGGCAGAAGACATTTATCTTTTATCATTAACTTTTGTTCTAAGGAATACCTGAAGAATAGACTTACCATAAAATGTCAGGTACCCAAAGAGAGCAGATATAAAGTAAATTAGGAAACTCAGACCAACTCCTGTGACAGTTACATTCTGCATTCTCCTTTTGGATGGACtaaaatggagaaagaaaaggacatCAGTGTTGTTTTATCAGTATTGGGGATGACTGAACACAGCACAAGCTACACAGTACCTTGCATTTCATAAGGAAGTGCTGGCCCAATTTAAGGCCACTGAGTATTTGCTGAGATCTGTGCTGTCACTGATATTTAGGGggtttaaaagcatttttaatctGGTAATTAAAAGGACACTTTTCAAGCAGACAATCAACACTGTACCCATCTTGTATGGAATTTAGACTTCCCAATGtctcttttaaatgaaaattggGATTTACCAGGATGATACCTGTTCAGAGCCAGGAACAGAATCTATGTCAAAAACCCTCACTGGATCAGATATGGCCAAATGCAAATTCAGTTACAGCCATAAAAGTTGACTATTAAAGTACCTTAGCAAATgaccttttttccctcctcattgTCCAGGGCAGGACAATATCCTGACACTGATGATGGAACCACATTTGTTACTTTTCATTCCTCTAAGAGAGAAAAAGCCAGTACAGACTAAAACTATATACTTCCCAAAACCATGAAAGCTCCTTATTCTGCAGTGTTTGATGgcactgatttaaaaataaaaattccttgGGATTAATTTAGGGAAAGTATTACAAAAAAGGTTAtaattctattttaatattgcaTGTGTTCATACATTACCTTTGGAGCTCACAATAGATTGGCAAGACTGAGGTATGGCACAGAAAAGAGAAGGCCATAGTTGGTATTGCATAAGCActctgaaagagaaagaaaacattttctaagTTGTTTGCTGTTACTGCTGGTTGGAAAAATATCTGTGTGAACTCAGAATTCAGTTCAAGTGTTGGAAGTCAGTGGAAATATTTCCAGATGAATGCTTTGAGATAAATCTCCACAAGGCAGAAATGGTGTCTCTAATCAGTCCACAAAAATTCAGCCTTTTCAACTCAGGTCAGTTCAAGTGGACATAGCTCAGTTTCATCATCAGGAGAAGTCATGATGCCTATAAGCCAAAAACAGGGAGATTCTTTTTTGACTATACTGAAGCCAAGTACTTATGGAGAAAGAGCAGGATGTGTCCCAGAGCCAGTGTATCACTTGTGAAATTCTCTAAGAATTTTTCCAAATTCTAATATCCATGGCTAACTGTCAAATTACTGATTCCTTCACCCTGACCTCACTATTTTATTACTCCTTCAGAAAAATTTggataaaacataaaatataacagaaaatattaacaGGAAATGTAACATGCTTTGGCATCTTAAGTTCTAAGACAGTTATGTAATTAAAGATGCAACCACACAATTACTGGTGTATTTTTCCAAAAATTTGTAATAAAAGAGATGAATCATCTAGTACAGCTTACTGCAATTGCCAAGTAGAATAAGCTGAACTATAACAAACATTTTTGTGCTGAAATAATCAGACCCATACTGGTAAAGATATTCCACTTTCTAATGATaaagctaattttaaaaaagaaggagAGATGAGTCCCAAGATTCTTCAAAGCACAAAAGGCCAAAATCTCACATTAGATGTTTCTGGTCAAAGCACCATTTCTTCTCTGATCTACAGATAACATCTGTCTGATGTTTGCATTGCCcaagctttttttctccttccctttttcctgggAGAGTAGGGTggacttttgttttttcacagaaatggaGCCACATCCCTCCTAGATCTCACTACAGAGCTATCCCAGATTcacctttttcccttcctctccccccCCAGAGACCAGGGCTCTACATGACACTTCCCCTCCTGCAAGCCTTGATGGGTGGTTACATGATTTAAATGCCATCTTAATTAACAAATACCAGAGCTGGCACCCAATGAGATGCACAAGACTGCATGAGGCCTGAACAATCAGCTTCAGTTAAGGAAAAACTAAGGTTAGTTTCAGGAAAGCTGCTCTACCCTGCCAGGAACAAAGAGCACCCAGCCAAGTAGCACCAACTTCCAGCTGAGGGCTTGTTCTGATTGCATGATGAAGCTGACCACTGCTTCCTCTGTGATACTTTCTTCTTTGGTcatatttccaaaatattttcataaatgcTAACTTGGACAATCAGCCttcataccaaaaaaaaaaaaaaaaaaaaaaaaaaagaaaaaaaaaagtgagactGGATAGCACTTGGAAGCAggtacagaaaatatttcagcagccCATAACGAGTTTTACTCAAGGACAGCTTAGCCTGGGTAAGGTTTAAACCCCAATTTTTAAGAAACTACCACCCCCCTTTAAGTTTGTGTATTGTTAATAGAGATTACCTcttttgaaagatgaaagagcTTTGCTTTACAATCCCCAGTAGAATTTGAAACCTGTAAAAcataaatgcattaaaaaaaaaaaaaaaccaaaccaaaaaaggCATAATGAAAGAATAAGCCCAAACCACAGACATGAAACTTTTCAGATTCTGTGATGATTaataaaagaaggaatttaAATTGCAAGCCATTCTGAAAGTGTTAATGTAAAAAAAGCATTACAGTTTACTAATAAAATTAGAACTTCAAACCAGCATGCACTTTACCTGTAAATTCTCTATGGCACTACTCAGAGGTAGAGGACAAGGAATCGACCATTTTTTAATCACAACCTGCAGAGACAGCATATTTCATGTATGAATGATATCctaaaaatcagttttcaatTTAGATACACATAGCTGAAGTATCAGCCTGCTGGAAcacccagcagggagctgcacccCCAGTAAATCACCAGgcctgcctggcagccaggcCACCAGAAGGAGACTGGACAGAAAAGCCTGCCAGTGTCATTCCATCCAGCTgctcaccctgcacagctggcagcCTTATGGCCCAGGGATCTGGAGGTGGGGCACTGCAATGGGCTCTGCCATGAGCTGAAATCCaagcagcactcccagcccctctccctgggctgcacagcAAGGGCCTCCCAGTCAGGACTGCTGCTGTGTTAGCGAGCCCAGCCTCGCGCCCGCAGCACACGAGCCCTCAACAGAGATAGAGCAGAGCCTAGGGCTAATCTTGAAAGGCAGAAACATATGGTTTGGActagaaagcaaaggaaaaacaataaaTGCAATTATTGTCCCAGAATGTCATTGGGCCTTCAGCTACACCCTGCTGGTTTAGGGACTGCCAAGTAACAGGGCTGAAAATcaaagggaaattaaaataagaaatgttaCCTCCTTTTTCAGGAGCCCGGTTTAAAATGATAGTTGCCTTGCTCTCCTCACCCTAATTAATTTCCTATTGTAGTTGTCTGGCTGTAGAAGTTATAATTCTTTTGAAGCCTAGAGCAAATCATTAAAAACTTAATTAAAGACTCAGATTCATGAGAAGAATAACATGCAAGGGAGCTCTTCTCCTGGCTCAGAGAACTGTGCCCTGCATGCTGCCAAGTGGTGTTTCCCAGAGGATTAGATGCTCCCTCTTGTCACCAGTGTCAGGAGAGACAAACAAATGTTACCTCTGGCCAAAATGTGGGGAAAGAAAACTGTGGGTACACAGCAGGCTGAGTGCATTGTGGCAGGAACACGTTTTAAACTGCACAAGAACAACTCAGTTGAGGTATGGAACTAGGTGGGAGCCTGCTCAACAGCAGCCTGCAAACACCAAACACTAAAATATAACTTGTCCTGGGTTGTATTTAAAGGCACCCAGACAGGGGAAGGCTTTGAAGGCTCCAAAGTAGTCAGTCAGCTTTGTGGGAACTCCCCCACTCCGGTCTAAAGCTGGAACAGGCACTGGGAAGGGGCATGGAGCTGAAGGGCAAGGTTTGGGGAAAGCAAAATGTGCCTGGCAGTGGTGAGGGGAAGACTTCCTGCAAGCCAAAGAGCAAAGATATATATAAACATTGCAGAGAGAGGACCAGACAAGCCAAACCTAAAAGGCTGGagaacatttttctaaaataaatgtaatacaGATTAAGAACAGACTGAAGTGGAAataaaagaagacaaaataaaatgtactaggtgcttttaaaaaaatctctatttatATTTGCACACTTGcttaattatttaaatgtatttggGTTTCCAATTGTAGTCTAATGAGTTTCCCCAacaggaaaggatttttaaGCTGGCAGCAAAGCCCAGTTAGCTGAGCAGTCATGCAGGCACCACAACCCTCCTCTAGAACTTTAAGCCTATTTCATATAAACATTCTTTAGAGTATAAAAAATGTTTGGTTAtaagtgaaaaaaacctgaaaaatcaAGAGAGATTCTAGTGGAAAAAGGGTATTTTAAGCCCACACCAGACACACTGCTAAAGAATAAAGTTAGAGGCTCAAAGTTTTCTAATATCctcagtgatttttttgtatcctgcagagggaaaacaggaaTCCCTTTATTCCAGCAGTACTGACAGCACTGGGCAAAGGGGGCTGTCTGTGCATAACATTATTCATTGCATTTGACAGGTTCCCAATCTGCAACATGTTTTGTTCTGGGAACACAAACAAGAGATTTAGACAAACACCATCAGCAATCATTAACACCTTTGTTGAACAAGCTACCAATAATGCTGtctccacacacacaaaaaaataccAAGTCTGTCTTTATGCTTCACCAATACATATAGCAAGAGGGGAGGCAGTAACAAAAAAGTTTAAcaatcacaattttttttccctgaggatTCAAGTCAGGGAAGTATTCAACAACTGAGCAGCAAAAGTGCTCAAGACCACACAGAATCTGGCTTTGAATTAATAGTTATACATACTTGTTTTTCTCCTAGATCAGCTCATCACAGTGCCTGCaatatttttgcaaataaaGCCTAGAACCAGTTTTTTGGCTTTAAAGGAAGAGATACTGAAGCACAGAGAGGACATCTGAGACCCAGAACAAAGAAGTCTCCAGCCCTTTGCTCAGTGCACTCCCTGACCAAACTGACCAGGACGCCtcttttctgcaggctgcagtAAAATTGTGGCCTGCTGGCAAGAAGCTGAACAGATGGTGTGCACTTGAAAAGGCACAGAATTACTGTATATGCAAAATATAATTATATCACTTCCATATGAGTAACACAGTTCTCTTCTGGAACAAATTAAAACATATCTGCCACACAGAAATTAACAGTGTGCAAACTAAAACACCATTTCAACAGCACATATCACCCACTTCAAAGCAATTAGATATGAAAACTAAACCACATTTAATGCCTTTGACTTTCAGGGCCTGAACAAGTCAGAGGGAATATTCTGTCAAGAGTATTAGTTTTCTGGAAATATCCATAATGGCTTTAAAAATTTTGACCTCAGCTAGATTTactgtggctgctgctttgcCATTTAACAAGAAAGAGTAAGCACACAAACTTAatcatttcattaaaaatccaGCAGTTTGTACTCCTCTCTTAGCACTTTGTACCCACTTTTTTGATAGAGAATCACAACCTAAAATCTAGTTTAACTCATCCCAGCTTGGCATGGCTGCACACAATTCTTGCTTACACATTTGCTTTTTCAGGGATTGAAGTTGTTTTCAAATGCATCCACCCATTACAACAGCTCTCCTCAGAGATCCACACACATTTCCTTTGAAAGCCAGGAGCTGAACTGGTTTTAAAACCCTTGCAACTTGCTTCAGCCAAAGGCCTGTGTCAGCATTATAGTTAGTGCTTTTTcttaccttctttttttccatttttttttctttaaattttaggAGAGAGGTCAAAAGTTAAggtaatttataaatattacaAATGAATTTCCATTAACtctggagaggctgtggctgcctctcAATATTCAGCTTAAGAAGAATACTTCCCAAGGTCCTACAAacactgcagctctccagggataCCCTAGGGAGATGTTTTGACAGCTTTGAAGTTTGGTTTTATCACATGGTTCAGTTCCTAATGGATTGCCTTGGTCTCCTGGATGGCATGTTTGTTCAACTTGCCTTCAACTGTGTTTATCCCTTTGTAAAACAGGTATTAAATGCAAGTCAATGCAAGCCAGAAtgacagggcagaggaggaaCATTTTTGCCAGGCTACCAAATAAGATTCAAATAAATGACAGAGTGAGAGTTGCTCAGTTGTACCACATATTACACATGTGCATTAACAcactttttccctttaaaaagaaaaaaaagtgcaacATAAAGGCACATTTTCTCTCTTAGATCTGCCTAGCAGGTCTCACTTTTGATATTTGGAAACATCTACCTCACAGGGGCCTTGAGAGGGTGAACATCAGGGTCAAAAACCCCCATATGGCTCAGAGAAAAGaacttttcctttcagctggagaggagaatAAGGTCATTGACATATTAATGAATCTTGTAAACTGCCTTAATGAAGTTCtagttttctttgcctttttctgaACTCTGTCACTCCATTATACatgtaaatttaatttattttggagTATATTAAATTTTCTGCTGTACTAGTTGCAGTAAGTAATAGTTAGAAGttaagaaaacagaattccATTCCTCTGCTAGTAGGGAAACAAAAATGTATGTGCCAGCTCCCTTTGCTGCAccatcagcaaaaaaaaaagaaaaaattgttataTTTACCAGCccaaaatataattattttaactCTTTTCACATGCTTGGAAATTCATACACATTTGAATTTCTGCAAAACAAATGTAGTCTGTCCAAGCAAGCACATACTGAACTTGAAGAAAATTCTAAATTTCACATAAAAAATTAAGGGGGTAGGGAAGACAATTAATTTCAAAACAGGCTTATGAAAACATTcaaacaataagaaaaaaaaaaaaaaaaagaagctgtgcAGAGATTTTTTAACTTACCACAAGAGTAAAGTACACCGTAAAGAAAAATGATAAACTACTTGTGTAGCCAAGAAAGCCTGTAAAataacagtaaaaataaaagagaatttaTAAGGAAAGTGATCCTAATGTACAGCTAAAGCTTTACATTTTAGGCATGTTTTCTATTACAGTGCTTGGTATCTGGGGCT containing:
- the SLC38A6 gene encoding probable sodium-coupled neutral amino acid transporter 6 gives rise to the protein MAVAPPWGSGRIRPLPAHGWYLSARERPEEDDEDEEEDRETAPLLPPPPGSSSSSHGSSFAFSVFNLMNAIMGSGILGLSYAMANTGIMGFSILLLIVASLASYSVFLLLSLCTQTAVTSYEDLGLFAFGSTGRVLVATTIIIQNIGAMSSYLLIVKSELPGAVAGLLSGAESGSWYLDGRLLLLLTSVCIVFPLALLPKIGFLGYTSSLSFFFTVYFTLVVVIKKWSIPCPLPLSSAIENLQVSNSTGDCKAKLFHLSKESAYAIPTMAFSFLCHTSVLPIYCELQSPSKRRMQNVTVTGVGLSFLIYFISALFGYLTFYDKVDSELLQGYSRYLPHDTIIVTVRAAILFAVLLTVPLIHFPARKAVLMVFFSHLPGSWSCHILVTLTLNAVVVLFAMYVPDIKNVFGVVGSTTSTCLLFVYPGLFYLKLNREDFISPQKLGACALVIFGICVGLLSLVLIIFNWVDQ